A region of the Primulina eburnea isolate SZY01 chromosome 7, ASM2296580v1, whole genome shotgun sequence genome:
gcggagccccgagccaggtttgagaaccctgggcttatcaataaccaaggtgcggagccttgggccggggagcaggtcccgggacttggaatggtcgaggtgcggagccccgagccagggtgtagtgccctgggcttatcaataaccaaggtgcggagccttgggccggggagcaggtcccgggacttggaatggtcgaggtgcggagccccgagccagggtgtagtgccctgggcttaatagataaccagggtgtggtgccctggccttcatgaatggtcgaggtgcggagccccgagccaggtttgagaaccctgggcttatcaataaccaaggtgcggagccttgggccggggagcaggtcccgggacttggaatggtcgaggtgcggagccccgagccagggtgtagtgccctgggcttaatagataaccagggtgtggtgccctggccttcatgaatggtcgaggtgcggagccccgagccaggtttgagaaccctgggcttatcaataaccaaggtgcggagccttgggccggggagcaggtcccgggacttggaatggtcgaggtgcggagccccgagccagagtacggatccctggacttaatagataaccaaggcgcggagccttagCTTCATGAatggtttgagaaccctgggcttatcaataaccaaggtgcggagccttgggccggggagcaggtcccgggacttggaatggtcgaggtgcggagccccgagccagggtgtagtgccctgggcttaatagataaccagggtgtggtgccctggccttcatgaatggtcgaggtgcggagccccgagccagggtacggatccctggacttaatagataaccagggtgcggagccctggccttcataaatggtcgaggtgcggagccccgagccagggtacggatccctggacttaatagataaccaaggcgcggagccttagcttcatgaatggtcgaggtacggagccccgagccaggtttgagaaccctgggcttatcaataaccaaggtgcggagccttgggccggggagcaggtcccgggacttggaatggtcgaggtgcggagccccgagccagggtgtagtgccctgggcttaatagataaccagggtgtggtgccctggccttcatgaatggtcgaggtgcggagccccgagccagggtacggatccctggacttaatagataaccagggtgcggagccctggccttcataaatggtcgaggtgcggagccccgagccagggtacggatccctggacttaatagataaccaaggcgcggagccttagcttcatgaatggtcgaggtacggagccccgagccaggtttgagaaccctgggcttatcaataaccaaggtgcggagccttgggccggggagcaggtcccgggacttggaatggtcgaggtgcggagccccgagccagagtacggatccctggacttaatataATGTGCCGAATGCCGGGGCCTCATACCTCCCGGGCTCTGAATATGAGTGCCGGGGCCTAGTATCTCCCGGACTTTGAATATGAGTGCCGGATGCCGGGGCCTCATACCTCCCGGGCTCTGAATATGAGTGCCGGGGCCTAGTATCTCCCGGACTTAAAAGATTTTGTTTCTCCTGCTAtattagttttattaaaaaccaaaTCACTAACCTGGAAATACTGAATCCGAATTCATTTTCGGTAGAGTGAAATTCTCTAGTTGAGCTAGACTACAGCTGTATGCTACTGAGTACATAGCAAATACTCTTCCACGTCAATCCGGAATAGCTGCTGAGCTTCGAGCTCATATAAAATCCACATATAAGATCTGAATGCCGAGCTGGTCGGACTTCTATGTTTGCCAAGGAGAGTTGGGCTTACTGTGGTGCCGAGCAAGGTCGGACTTGCTTCGAATggaaaccatatctacgtcttgagctcaagtttcccacagacggcgccaatgatgcgatcCTGGTGAAATGGGTGAGCCGGGTCGGGAGCTCCACCGGATCTGCTATCAATATAATGATGGGAATAAGAGCAATGAGATATATCTCCGTAATATGGCTTCAGCTGTAACCTGCacacaatgaaaggaactcgtgaatgggcgccggaggggtgtccggcgtgaccactccgatgcttaagtcagcagggtactcaagcaataaaaccaatgtagccaagtgatggctgtgtgattggtgtgaatgaatgaatgaatccCCCCTAAATGTAAAGagaaaacctggtatttataataTGAGgagtaatgatgacctcgttctccgtgctacctagctactaattatagtaggacggctgagcacaccctatattctgacatgtcaactcatcggcacggtgtcagagatgggacagtcgcccacatcctattctgttagtatactcgagtgcggtgctcataccgaggtggccgggtagaatgcctccctggagatttatacaagagcccgAGCCTAAGATTGCCCGGAGAGTAGAGCATGGGCTTTcacctgcccggctccagaagaattCATCTGCAGACTCACTCGaatttgggaatccatttgatattccgggtcatccatgacccgggctcttacaagggtatcacaatagATGATATGAACGGAGGTTCTGGTCAAATATGGGGTAATTAACGAGGTCAGTAAAGTTGGTAAAAGAGACACCGTACGCAACCTCAAATTGTCTCCTACAAGGAGAAGACGATGAGGTCTGGTACTCTTTCTGCCCAAAGGAAGCTAATTCTCCACCTTTTTCTTCTCTCGATGATGACCAATCGGCAATCAATTATTTTCATGCATTTTTATGCCAATTTTGACTCAATTGTTTCATGCATTTTCATggtaatttatgataattaccCTGCGTAATCAGAGCGGTACATGTGTTCGATGAGACCTGAaacgaaaatttaaaaatagattatcttttttttaaaaaaaaaatagattatcttgttactataaataatactaaaattcagttaacaaataataaatataacacaaaaacttgtgtgagacggtctcacgggtcgtatttgtgagacagatctcttatttgggtcatccatgaaaaagtattattttatatgctaagagtattactttttattgtgaatatgagtagggttaacccgtctcacagattaggatccgtgagacggtctcacatgagacctactctaaatataataaatacacaagaaacaatatattacataaaaaaagtcaacaaatatttaaaataattacataaataataattgtttAGCTATTTAATTTagaggaaaaaatatatatcatatttgtataATCCAAGTTTCGAATCATTTCTTTGTCAATTAATAACATAGCTAGCTCATTTAGTCTATTTTGTGACATTATTTATCGAAGATAAGTGTTTGTTAACTTCAACTTCAATAATGTTAtagataatataaatatttaagaaTAAATCATtcagttttgtcaaacaccgtagtattttaaaaaaattgttgatATTCTATACAATACTTTATCAAGATAGTTAAAAAATAACTTCTTAACTTCTCCAAAATCAACAAATGTCTCAAAGTCtcttaatattatttaaattgttcaaaccgaatttgaaaaaaaaaatcgagtttGATCAATTATAAACATAATCAGATtacttttctttttatttaatattgagccaaaaaaatttatttcaatatatcatcaacttaaaatatatatgttggacCACTTCAAAGATCGGACCCTGAGACGATGGTCTCGTTGATCTCATAAAAAGTACGGCCCCTGTGCGTAGTGGTGccaaaaataaattaactaaactATAACATCTTTCAAGATTTGACCACAAGTCTTGCTATTTAGAACAATAGTAAAGTTGATTAAGGCCCGTGAATTGACTCCTCCCTCCATGTAGAATGGGCTCTATCATCAGTCTATTGGAAAATGGCCCACAAAATATTCAAcgatcttttaattttttttttctttttaaaaattatgCACCCAAAACTTTTTGATGATACATttatagaaataaaataaaaccataGAATGACAAATTATCCTGATAAACAATCAACATCAATTAATCGAGAGTAAATAACTATTTTGgtataataaatgttttatttAGGGTTTTGGTCAACCGAGTTTTCAAAATTTGGTATTGGTACATTAAATTTGGTTTTGTTGTTTTTCATTTCTATTTTTTCATAGTGTTGACAAGACACAAAAAAATATCGATGTAACACtagacaaaaaataaaaaattcagtTCAAAAAATTTGTTAAACGAAGTAAGTTTGTACAAATGGTTGTATCAAATCTTCTCATAGAatctttttaaaaacaaaataaaagagACATAGAAATAAAAAAGTTTAACATTCAAACaatatccataaacaaattttcGTCTCTATTCACTTTTATTTATCTCTCTTTACATTATACTATTATATATGTAAGTATATCAGTTCATTTTGTACCACAAACTTTTtctgaattttcaaaaatttagttCAGTTGTACTTTGTGGGATCGAGAATTCAACTCGAGCTGCTAATTTAGCTGGACTTCACAAATTGCTCTTACAAATACAAGTACGAATCCAGGAATAAAAGTTGGAGTGGTTTGaccaattcaagaaaatttttacgATTAGATGAAGATAGAAATTCATCGTTACCTCTAAAAGCACAACCTTGAAGTGCTAGCCAACGAACAGCTATAATTGAGGTGCTCAAACGCAGactatttttctctttttcctcTTTAGATTGTGCATGCATCACTTTATCAATATGTTGTGAAGGCCTTatcaaattttcagcccttTTCTCACACATAGTATGAGGTGAAGAAGCTGCAAAACCAATACGGGCAAGAAAAGCACAAGTTGTCAAATCCTTCATTGACCAATGCCGAGATATTAGATGAATTAACATCATTCAGGAAAATAAAACAATAGAAacaatatgccttatttgttgaaggCGAATACTCCAACCAAAAAAATTTCTGAAACCATTTTTTCTGAAAACAACGATTCTGGCTTCCAAATTTTGTACCTGGATACTCCAACATATCTGGTTGATAAGGCCCCATATTTAGATATGAACGTCTTATCTCATCTCGTACATTAACATGATATTCACATATCTGTTTTCTTTTTCCCGGATCTCGTTCAATAAAAGTAGACGAAGACTGATGATCGTCTCTAGGAGAGGAACATGAAGGAATTTGGATATTGAGAAATAGAAGACTTTCACTGGATTGATGTTGCATGGTAAGGACCATAGGATTTGAAGTATCTTGACTAGCTCTCTCTTCTTAAAGAAAGAGGATATCCATGTTTTTCCTTTCTTTACAACAGATTGATGTTCCATTTTGAAATAGTTCAAGTTATAATcctaaacaagaataaaataattattaaacaaataaacaagtaatagtcaatcaacaactcaacaacaaacaatcaagaaaccacaaatcacacacagagaagctataaaaaattaaacaaaataaaaaatgtatagccGATTCTTACCTGGATTGTTGCCTTGCCGATTAGCGATTGTTTGAATAAACCGTCGTTAGTAGCGACGGTGTAACTAAAACTCTCGCCGATccacatcggcgacggttattgaaaaaccgtcgctaaattattaaaaaataaaaaaaaagtgggcTGGGCTACATCCCAATAGAGCCCTAAAATACATCTGTCTctgtataaatattttaaagtatatatTCACTCATCTAAACTTGTTTTTTACTCTAACAACAAAATTATAACTGTTCATGGGATTACCAATTCATGAATATTTGAAACAAAATTAATTTGTCATAGATTTATTCAATGGAGGAGAAACAATACGTGGCTGGATTAGAATATTGagttcattttttaaaattaaaatatacattTTAACTAGAGATGATTTTTTCGTTTTCACGTGGATTCGAACACACGTCTCTTATAAAAACATAGATGCCACTTCATATTGAGTTACATGTTAATGGATACATTAGTAGTAGGCCATCCAACTTCGTCGACAAAATAAACCAAACAAGTCGATCAATTGCTTGCAAAAATCAAAGTGACAGCTAAAACTTGgcttatataaatataatttgaaaattattCATTAgttcctaaaaaaaaaaaaaatttattcattAATAATATATCATTATGGAAGGCAGACGGTGGACGGAATGGTTGATGAAAAATCGAACCACCTTATATATTTAATCACCGTTCTTACACAAAGTACTTCACGTACTTGCTTACTTGAACGAATTAACATATAATTTCTTTTAAGATAAATATTTCGTGCAAGAAATTGTTGATTATCAATCCATTAAATGCATAAATAAAacctaaaaaaattataaaagtttTCATTTATCAATAAATAAAGTTAATCATaaaattgtaaattttttttattcatatgTTATAGCAGACACTGTACGAAAATACCTTTGTAGTTCCATTTCATGTTTAAAAAAACACACCATTTTATGATATAATTTatccaaaatttaaaaaatattctatATGTttgtttttaaagaaaaatcttATCCTTCAAATTCATGAAATCAGCCACTCCTAATTTTGGACCCACGAGTGTATTGAATTGATATCAATATAATGCCCATATCATTAAAGGAGGCAACCTAATACCAACTTCCAGTCATCCTTCCTCGTTTAAATTCCTCCTCCGTTCTTCATCATCTCTGCAAGCTCACACAACGAACTGACAAAAGGAAAAAGCATGGTGAATTTTGTGGCAGCCCAGAAGCCATTGTTGCTAGGCTTGATGAAGATGGCCGGAGTTATCCCACACACAGTGGAAATCGAGCCCGGAACCGTAATGAACATTTGGGTCCCTTCCGAAACCGTAAAAAAGCCCAAAAAAGCCAAGAAAACCGCCATCATGCCACCACCAAACCAACCAAACCCGTAGTAGTACTCGTCCACGGCTTCGCTGCCGAGGGAGTCGTCACGTGGCAATTCCAAGTGGGCTCCCTCACGAAGAAATACTCCGTCTTCGTGCCAGACCTTCTCTTCTTCGGCGGGTCCATCACCGACAATCCCAACCGCTCGCCGTCTTTCCAGGCGGAGTGTCTGGTGAAGGGGCTGAGGAAGCTGGGGATCGAGAGGTGTACGTTGGTGGGTTTCAGCTACGGCGGCATGGTGGCGTTCAAGATGGCGGAGCTGTACCCGGAGCTGGTGGAGGCGTTGGTGATCTCCGGGTCCATCCTAGCCATGACGGATTCGATCAGCAACGAAACATTGAAGGGGCTCGGGTTTTCATCATCTTCGGAGCTGCTGTTACCTGATTCTGTCAAAGGTTGTAAGGCGTTGCTCAAAGTTGCGGCACACAAGAAACTGT
Encoded here:
- the LOC140835953 gene encoding LOW QUALITY PROTEIN: uncharacterized protein (The sequence of the model RefSeq protein was modified relative to this genomic sequence to represent the inferred CDS: inserted 1 base in 1 codon) — encoded protein: MVNFVAAQKPLLLGLMKMAGVIPHTVEIEPGTVMNIWVPSETVKKPKKAKKTAIMPPXKPTKPVVVLVHGFAAEGVVTWQFQVGSLTKKYSVFVPDLLFFGGSITDNPNRSPSFQAECLVKGLRKLGIERCTLVGFSYGGMVAFKMAELYPELVEALVISGSILAMTDSISNETLKGLGFSSSSELLLPDSVKGCKALLKVAAHKKLWFPDKLHKDFLEVMFTNRKDRAELLEGLLVSNKDANIPNFPQRIHLLWGENDQIFKLELAQNMKQQLGDKATFQGIKKAGHLVHLERPCVYNRCLNQFLASLYLNK